In Mycolicibacterium alvei, a single window of DNA contains:
- the carB gene encoding carbamoyl-phosphate synthase large subunit, protein MPRRSDLNHVLVIGSGPIVIGQACEFDYSGTQACRVLRSEGIQVSLINSNPATIMTDPEYADHTYVEPITPEFVEKVLAQQAERGNKIDAVLATLGGQTALNTAVGLHDQGILEKYGVELIGADFEAIQRGEDRQKFKDIVAKVGGESARSRVCFTMDEVRDTVAELGLPVVVRPSFTMGGLGSGMAYSAEDVERMAGDGLAASPSANVLIEESIYGWKEFELELMRDSRDNVVVVCSIENFDPMGVHTGDSVTVAPAMTLTDREYQTMRDLGIAILREVGVDTGGCNIQFAIDPRDGRLIVIEMNPRVSRSSALASKATGFPIAKIAAKLAIGYTLDEILNDITKETPACFEPTLDYVVVKAPRFAFEKFPGADATLTTTMKSVGEAMSLGRNFIEALGKVMRSLETSRAGFWTGPDPDLTVEQLLTGLRTAVDGRLYDIEHALRLGAGVEQVAEASGVDPWFIEQIAGLVALRVELLEAPVLDAELLRRAKHSGLSDRQIAALRPELAGEAGVRTLRRRLGIHPVYKTVDTCAAEFDAKTPYHYSSYELDPAAETEVAPQTEKPKVLILGSGPNRIGQGIEFDYSCVHAATTLSAVGFETVMVNCNPETVSTDYDTADRLYFEPLTFEDVLEVYYAEDASGKGADGTGPGVTGVIVQLGGQTPLGLAQRLEDAGVPIVGTGPDAIDLAEDRGLFGEVLVNAGLPAPRFGTATSFEQARRIAADIGYPVLVRPSYVLGGRGMEIVYDEATLEGYIARATQLSPEHPVLVDRFLEDAIEIDVDALCDGTDVYIGGIMEHIEEAGIHSGDSACALPPVTLGRSDIEAVRRATESIAHGIGVVGLLNVQYALKDDVLYVLEANPRASRTVPFVSKATAVPLAKACARVMLGATIAELRAEGLLNKDGDGATVARNAPVAVKEAVLPFHRFRRADGRQVDSLLGPEMKSTGEVMGIDHDFGTAFAKSQTAAYGSLPTSGTVFVSVANRDKRSLVFPVKRLADLGFRVLATEGTAEMLRRNGIPCGEVRKHSEEPTGADPLPSSVEMIKAGQVDMVINTPYGNSGPRVDGYEIRSAAVSMNIPCVTTVQGASAAVQGIEAGIRGDIGVMSLQELHSELESR, encoded by the coding sequence ATGCCACGTCGCTCTGACCTCAACCACGTATTGGTGATCGGCTCCGGCCCGATCGTCATCGGCCAGGCCTGCGAGTTCGACTACTCGGGCACCCAGGCCTGCCGGGTGCTGCGTTCCGAGGGCATCCAGGTCAGCCTGATCAACTCGAACCCGGCGACGATCATGACCGATCCGGAGTATGCCGACCACACCTACGTCGAACCCATCACCCCGGAGTTCGTCGAGAAGGTGCTGGCGCAACAGGCCGAGCGCGGCAACAAGATCGACGCCGTGCTGGCCACGCTCGGCGGCCAGACCGCGCTGAACACCGCCGTCGGCCTCCACGATCAGGGCATCCTGGAGAAGTACGGGGTCGAACTCATCGGCGCCGACTTCGAGGCGATCCAGCGCGGTGAAGACCGGCAGAAGTTCAAGGACATCGTCGCCAAAGTGGGCGGTGAATCCGCCCGCAGCCGAGTGTGTTTCACCATGGACGAGGTCCGCGACACCGTCGCCGAACTCGGCCTGCCCGTCGTGGTCCGGCCCAGCTTCACCATGGGCGGGCTGGGATCCGGCATGGCGTACTCCGCCGAGGACGTCGAGCGGATGGCCGGTGACGGCCTGGCCGCCTCACCGTCGGCGAACGTGCTCATCGAGGAATCCATCTACGGCTGGAAGGAATTCGAGCTCGAGCTGATGCGCGACAGCCGCGACAACGTGGTCGTGGTCTGCTCCATCGAGAATTTCGACCCGATGGGCGTACACACCGGAGACTCGGTGACCGTGGCACCGGCGATGACGCTGACCGACCGCGAGTACCAGACGATGCGTGACCTGGGCATCGCGATCCTGCGCGAGGTGGGCGTCGACACCGGTGGCTGCAACATCCAGTTCGCGATCGACCCACGCGACGGACGTCTGATCGTCATCGAGATGAACCCGCGTGTGTCGCGGTCGAGTGCGCTGGCCTCGAAGGCCACCGGTTTCCCGATCGCCAAGATCGCGGCCAAGCTCGCCATCGGCTACACGCTCGACGAGATCCTCAACGACATCACCAAGGAAACACCGGCCTGCTTCGAGCCCACGCTGGACTACGTCGTGGTGAAGGCGCCACGGTTCGCATTCGAGAAGTTCCCCGGCGCCGATGCCACGCTGACCACCACGATGAAGTCGGTCGGTGAGGCGATGTCGTTGGGCCGCAACTTCATCGAGGCATTGGGCAAGGTGATGCGGTCGCTGGAGACCAGCCGGGCCGGGTTCTGGACTGGTCCGGACCCCGATCTCACGGTCGAGCAGCTGTTGACCGGCCTGCGCACCGCGGTCGACGGCCGGCTCTACGACATCGAGCACGCACTGCGGCTGGGCGCCGGCGTCGAGCAGGTGGCCGAGGCCTCCGGCGTCGACCCGTGGTTCATCGAGCAGATCGCGGGTCTGGTCGCGCTGCGTGTCGAGCTGCTCGAGGCGCCGGTACTCGACGCCGAGCTGCTGCGCCGGGCCAAGCACAGTGGGCTGTCGGACCGTCAGATCGCCGCGCTGCGACCGGAACTCGCGGGTGAAGCGGGTGTGCGCACGCTGCGCCGCCGGCTCGGTATCCACCCGGTGTACAAGACCGTGGACACCTGCGCGGCCGAGTTCGACGCCAAGACGCCGTACCACTACAGCAGCTATGAACTCGACCCCGCCGCCGAGACCGAGGTCGCCCCGCAGACCGAGAAACCCAAGGTGCTGATCCTGGGCTCCGGGCCGAACCGGATCGGGCAGGGCATCGAATTCGATTACAGCTGTGTGCACGCCGCCACCACGCTGAGCGCGGTCGGGTTCGAGACCGTGATGGTCAACTGCAACCCCGAGACGGTGTCCACCGACTACGACACCGCCGACCGCCTGTACTTCGAGCCGCTCACCTTCGAGGACGTGCTGGAGGTCTACTACGCCGAGGACGCCTCGGGTAAGGGTGCAGACGGGACCGGTCCCGGCGTCACCGGGGTGATCGTGCAGCTCGGCGGCCAGACGCCGCTGGGCCTGGCGCAGCGGCTGGAGGACGCCGGGGTGCCGATCGTGGGCACCGGGCCCGACGCGATCGATCTGGCCGAGGACCGTGGGCTGTTCGGCGAGGTTCTGGTCAATGCGGGCCTGCCCGCCCCGCGGTTCGGCACCGCCACCAGCTTCGAGCAGGCCCGCCGCATCGCGGCCGACATCGGCTACCCGGTGCTGGTGCGTCCGTCCTATGTGCTGGGTGGGCGCGGTATGGAGATCGTCTACGACGAGGCCACCCTGGAGGGCTACATCGCCCGGGCCACCCAGTTGTCCCCGGAACACCCGGTGCTGGTCGACCGGTTCCTCGAGGACGCGATCGAGATCGACGTCGACGCCTTGTGCGACGGCACCGACGTGTACATCGGCGGCATCATGGAGCACATCGAGGAGGCCGGTATCCACTCCGGCGACTCGGCGTGCGCACTGCCTCCGGTGACTCTGGGCCGCAGCGACATCGAAGCGGTGCGCCGTGCGACCGAGTCCATCGCCCATGGCATCGGGGTGGTGGGGCTGCTCAACGTCCAGTACGCACTCAAGGACGACGTGCTCTACGTGCTGGAAGCCAATCCGCGGGCCAGCCGTACCGTGCCGTTCGTCTCCAAGGCCACCGCGGTGCCGCTGGCCAAGGCCTGCGCCCGGGTGATGCTCGGGGCCACCATCGCCGAGCTGCGGGCCGAGGGCCTGTTGAACAAGGACGGCGACGGAGCCACCGTCGCCCGCAATGCGCCGGTCGCGGTCAAGGAGGCCGTGCTGCCGTTCCACCGGTTCCGCCGCGCCGACGGCCGCCAGGTCGACTCGCTGCTGGGACCGGAGATGAAGTCGACCGGCGAGGTGATGGGTATCGATCACGATTTCGGTACCGCGTTCGCCAAGAGCCAGACCGCGGCCTACGGGTCGCTGCCGACCTCGGGCACCGTCTTCGTGTCGGTGGCCAACCGCGACAAGCGTTCGCTGGTGTTCCCGGTCAAGCGGCTGGCCGATCTCGGATTCCGGGTGCTGGCCACCGAGGGCACCGCGGAGATGCTGCGCCGCAACGGTATTCCCTGCGGTGAGGTGCGCAAGCACTCTGAGGAGCCCACGGGCGCCGACCCGCTGCCGTCCTCGGTCGAGATGATCAAGGCCGGCCAGGTCGACATGGTGATCAACACGCCGTACGGAAACTCGGGGCCGCGCGTGGACGGTTACGAGATTCGTTCGGCGGCGGTGTCGATGAACATCCCGTGTGTGACGACGGTGCAGGGAGCCTCGGCCGCGGTGCAGGGGATCGAGGCCGGCATCCGCGGCGACATCGGGGTGATGTCGCTGCAGGAACTGCACAGCGAGTTGGAGTCCCGCTAG
- the carA gene encoding glutamine-hydrolyzing carbamoyl-phosphate synthase small subunit yields the protein MTSNADNHNGKAVLVLEDGRVFTGTTFGAVGQTLGEAVFSTGMSGYQETLTDPSYHGQIVVATAPQIGNTGWNTEDGESRDDKIWVAGYAVRDPSPRASNWRASGTLDDELVRQGIVGIAGIDTRAVVRHLRTRGSMKAGVFSGEAAAASVDALVARVLDQPSMLGADLAGQVSTESSYIVEPEGGHRFTVAAIDLGIKTNTPRNFARRGIRSHVLPSSATFDQIADLKPDGVFLSNGPGDPATADQIVAVTREVLGAGIPLFGICFGNQILGRALGRSTYKMVFGHRGINIPVIDHITGRVAITAQNHGFALEGEAGERFDTPFGSAEVSHTCANDGVVEGIRLVDGRAFSVQYHPEAAAGPHDAEYLFDQFVDLMAGEK from the coding sequence ATGACGAGCAACGCAGACAACCACAACGGCAAGGCGGTCCTGGTACTCGAGGACGGACGCGTCTTCACCGGTACGACATTCGGAGCGGTCGGGCAGACCCTCGGCGAGGCGGTGTTCTCCACCGGAATGTCGGGCTATCAGGAAACCCTCACCGACCCCAGCTACCACGGCCAGATCGTGGTGGCCACCGCGCCGCAGATCGGCAACACGGGCTGGAACACCGAGGACGGCGAAAGCCGCGACGACAAGATCTGGGTGGCCGGTTATGCCGTGCGTGACCCCTCGCCGCGGGCATCCAACTGGCGTGCCAGTGGGACACTCGACGACGAGTTGGTCCGGCAGGGCATCGTGGGCATCGCGGGGATCGACACCCGAGCGGTGGTGCGCCACCTGCGCACCCGCGGGTCGATGAAGGCCGGGGTGTTCTCCGGAGAGGCGGCTGCGGCGTCAGTCGACGCGCTGGTGGCCCGGGTTCTCGACCAGCCCTCGATGCTCGGCGCGGATCTGGCCGGACAGGTCAGTACTGAGAGCTCCTACATCGTGGAACCCGAAGGTGGGCACCGGTTCACCGTCGCGGCGATCGATCTGGGTATCAAGACCAACACGCCGCGCAACTTCGCCCGGCGCGGAATCCGCAGCCACGTGCTGCCGTCGTCGGCGACCTTCGATCAGATCGCCGACCTCAAGCCGGACGGGGTGTTCCTGTCCAACGGCCCCGGCGATCCGGCCACCGCTGACCAGATCGTCGCGGTGACCCGTGAGGTCCTCGGCGCCGGAATCCCGTTGTTCGGCATCTGCTTCGGCAACCAGATCCTGGGCCGCGCACTGGGTCGGTCCACCTACAAGATGGTGTTCGGCCACCGCGGCATCAACATCCCGGTCATCGATCACATCACCGGGCGGGTGGCGATCACCGCCCAGAACCACGGGTTCGCCTTAGAAGGCGAAGCGGGGGAGAGGTTCGACACCCCCTTCGGCTCAGCCGAGGTCAGCCACACCTGCGCCAACGACGGTGTGGTGGAAGGGATCCGGTTGGTCGATGGCCGGGCGTTCTCGGTCCAATACCACCCGGAAGCCGCAGCCGGGCCACATGACGCGGAATACCTGTTCGACCAGTTCGTCGACCTGATGGCAGGAGAGAAGTAG
- a CDS encoding PH-like domain-containing protein: protein MNTPTLIASLILAALLAVLIAFLIRQMMRGWLHRAQRQAELIGTLPPLPDTVSASIIPPMKGMYVGSTVVPHWNDKVAAGTLGFRAKAVLTRYPEGIMLQRSGAGPVWIPAESVTAIRTERGIAGKALTYDGILAIRWRLPSGTEIDTGFRADNRAEYDRWLEEEA from the coding sequence GTGAACACCCCCACGCTGATCGCCTCGCTGATCCTGGCCGCGCTGCTGGCCGTGCTGATCGCCTTCCTGATCCGCCAGATGATGCGCGGCTGGCTGCATCGCGCACAGCGCCAGGCCGAACTGATCGGCACCCTGCCGCCCCTGCCCGACACCGTCAGCGCATCGATCATCCCGCCCATGAAGGGCATGTACGTCGGCAGCACGGTGGTGCCGCACTGGAACGACAAGGTGGCGGCGGGCACCCTGGGCTTCCGCGCCAAGGCCGTGCTGACCCGCTACCCCGAGGGAATCATGTTGCAGCGCAGCGGGGCCGGTCCGGTCTGGATTCCCGCCGAGTCTGTTACCGCGATCAGGACCGAACGCGGAATCGCAGGCAAGGCACTGACTTACGACGGGATTCTGGCGATCAGGTGGCGGCTGCCCTCGGGCACCGAGATCGACACCGGGTTCCGCGCAGACAATCGCGCAGAGTACGACCGCTGGCTGGAGGAAGAGGCATGA
- a CDS encoding dihydroorotase codes for MTKHIADSNPPVLIRGVRLYGEGDQLDVLIADGQIAEIGSALKAPKSAEVIDAAGQVLLPGLVDLHTHLREPGREYAEDIETGSAAAALGGYTAVFAMANTDPVADSAVVTDHVWNRGQQVGLVDVHPVGAVTVGLEGKQLTEMGLMSDGVGQVRMFSDDGLCVDDPLVMRRALEYATGLGVLIAQHAEEPRLTVGAVAHEGPNAARLGLAGWPRAAEESIVARDAILARDAGARVHICHASTAGTVELLKWAKAQGISITAEVTPHHLLLDDSRLASYDGRNRVNPPLRESSDAEALRQALADGVIDCVATDHAPHAEHEKCCEFSVARPGMLGLQTALSVVAETMVRPGLLTWRGVAKVMSEAPAAIVGLPDQGRPLEVGEPANLTVVDPDASWTVEGDGLASRSDNTPFESMTLPATVTATLLRGKITALYGKSGSKL; via the coding sequence ATGACGAAACACATCGCAGACTCGAATCCGCCGGTGCTCATCCGCGGGGTCCGGCTCTACGGCGAGGGGGACCAACTCGACGTACTGATCGCCGATGGCCAGATCGCCGAGATCGGTTCCGCGCTCAAGGCTCCCAAGAGCGCCGAGGTGATCGATGCCGCAGGTCAGGTGCTGCTGCCGGGCCTCGTCGACCTGCACACCCATCTGCGCGAGCCGGGCCGCGAGTACGCCGAGGACATCGAAACCGGCTCGGCTGCAGCGGCTCTCGGTGGCTACACCGCGGTGTTCGCCATGGCCAACACCGATCCGGTCGCCGATTCCGCCGTCGTCACCGACCACGTCTGGAACCGCGGCCAGCAGGTGGGCTTGGTCGACGTGCACCCGGTCGGTGCGGTCACGGTCGGCCTCGAAGGTAAGCAACTCACCGAGATGGGCCTGATGTCCGACGGTGTCGGCCAGGTACGGATGTTCTCCGACGACGGGCTGTGTGTCGATGATCCGCTGGTGATGCGGCGGGCGCTGGAATACGCCACCGGCCTCGGGGTGCTCATCGCCCAGCACGCCGAAGAGCCGCGGTTGACCGTCGGTGCGGTTGCCCATGAAGGGCCCAACGCCGCCCGGCTGGGCCTGGCGGGCTGGCCCCGGGCGGCCGAGGAATCGATCGTAGCCCGCGACGCGATCCTGGCCCGCGATGCAGGTGCCCGGGTGCACATCTGCCACGCGTCCACCGCGGGCACCGTGGAATTGCTGAAATGGGCCAAAGCGCAGGGTATTTCGATCACCGCCGAGGTGACCCCGCACCACCTGTTGCTCGATGACAGCCGGCTGGCCAGCTACGACGGTCGTAACCGGGTCAACCCGCCGCTGCGGGAGTCCAGCGATGCCGAGGCCTTGCGTCAGGCGTTGGCCGACGGGGTGATCGACTGTGTCGCCACCGATCACGCGCCGCACGCCGAGCACGAGAAGTGCTGTGAGTTCTCGGTCGCCCGCCCGGGCATGCTCGGCTTGCAGACCGCACTGTCGGTGGTGGCCGAGACCATGGTGCGGCCCGGCCTGCTGACCTGGCGCGGCGTGGCGAAGGTGATGAGCGAGGCTCCGGCGGCGATCGTCGGCCTGCCCGATCAGGGCCGGCCGCTGGAAGTGGGGGAGCCGGCCAACCTCACTGTGGTCGATCCCGACGCAAGCTGGACGGTCGAAGGTGACGGGCTGGCCAGCAGGTCGGACAACACGCCCTTCGAATCGATGACGCTGCCGGCGACGGTGACCGCCACCCTGCTGCGCGGCAAGATCACCGCGCTGTACGGCAAGTCGGGATCCAAGCTGTGA
- a CDS encoding aspartate carbamoyltransferase catalytic subunit: MTTRHLLSAADLSREDATAILDDADRFREALLGREVKKLPTLRGRTVITMFYENSTRTRVSFEVAGKWMSADVINVSASGSSVAKGESLRDTALTLRAAGADALIIRHPASGAAQQLAEWTAEDGGSGPTVINAGDGTHEHPTQALLDALTIRQRLGSIEGKRVVIVGDVLHSRVARSNVLLLATLGAEVVLVAPPTLLPVGVSGWPVTVSHDLDAELPAADAVLMLRVQAERMNGAFFPSAREYSVRYGLSEKRQAMLPGHAVVLHPGPMLRGMEIAFPVADSSQSAVLQQVSNGVHVRMAVLFHLLVGADREAISV, from the coding sequence ATGACGACGCGTCATCTTCTGTCGGCGGCGGACCTCAGCCGTGAGGACGCGACGGCGATCCTCGACGACGCCGACCGTTTCCGGGAGGCGCTGCTCGGCCGTGAGGTCAAGAAGCTGCCCACGCTGCGCGGCCGCACCGTCATCACCATGTTCTATGAGAACTCGACCCGGACCCGGGTGTCGTTCGAGGTGGCGGGCAAGTGGATGAGCGCCGACGTGATCAACGTCAGCGCGTCGGGATCCTCGGTGGCCAAAGGGGAATCGCTGCGCGATACCGCGCTGACCCTGCGCGCCGCCGGTGCCGACGCCCTCATCATCCGCCACCCAGCTTCGGGCGCCGCGCAACAGCTCGCCGAGTGGACCGCCGAGGACGGGGGCTCGGGTCCCACCGTGATCAACGCCGGTGACGGCACTCATGAGCATCCGACCCAGGCCCTGCTCGATGCCTTGACCATCCGGCAGCGGCTGGGCTCCATCGAGGGCAAGCGTGTGGTGATCGTCGGCGACGTGCTGCACAGCCGCGTGGCCAGGTCGAATGTGTTGCTGCTGGCCACCCTTGGTGCCGAGGTGGTGCTGGTGGCGCCGCCGACGCTGCTGCCGGTAGGGGTGTCCGGGTGGCCGGTCACGGTGTCGCACGACCTGGATGCGGAGTTGCCCGCGGCCGATGCGGTGTTGATGCTGCGTGTGCAGGCCGAGCGGATGAACGGTGCCTTCTTCCCTTCGGCCCGTGAATACTCGGTGCGCTACGGGTTGTCCGAGAAGCGTCAGGCCATGCTGCCCGGCCACGCCGTGGTGCTGCACCCGGGCCCGATGCTGCGCGGCATGGAGATCGCGTTCCCGGTCGCTGATTCTTCGCAATCAGCTGTTCTGCAACAGGTTTCAAATGGTGTCCACGTGCGGATGGCGGTGCTGTTCCATCTTCTGGTGGGCGCGGATCGGGAGGCGATCAGCGTATGA
- the pyrR gene encoding bifunctional pyr operon transcriptional regulator/uracil phosphoribosyltransferase PyrR: protein MGSSGTDRELLSASDVGRTISRIAHQIIEKTALDDPAERQRVVLLGIPTRGVTLATRLAEKINEFADIALPVGALDITLYRDDLNFKPPRPLETTSIPPGGIDDAVVILVDDVLYSGRSVRSALDALRDIGRPRVVQLAVLVDRGHRELPVRADYVGKNVPTSRSESVHVLLAEDDDRDGVVISK, encoded by the coding sequence ATGGGCTCTTCAGGGACCGACCGGGAATTGCTGTCTGCGTCGGACGTCGGCCGCACCATTTCCCGGATCGCTCACCAGATCATCGAGAAGACCGCTCTCGACGATCCCGCCGAACGTCAGCGGGTCGTCCTCCTGGGCATCCCCACGCGCGGTGTGACCCTAGCCACCCGCCTGGCGGAAAAGATCAACGAGTTCGCCGACATCGCCCTGCCGGTCGGCGCCCTGGACATCACGCTCTACCGCGATGACCTCAACTTCAAGCCTCCGCGACCACTGGAGACCACCTCGATCCCGCCCGGCGGCATCGACGACGCAGTGGTGATCCTCGTCGACGACGTCTTGTACTCCGGGCGTTCGGTGCGCTCGGCGCTGGATGCGCTTCGTGACATCGGCCGCCCACGGGTGGTGCAACTCGCGGTGCTGGTCGACCGCGGTCACCGGGAACTGCCGGTCCGCGCCGATTACGTCGGCAAGAACGTGCCGACCTCGCGAAGCGAGAGTGTCCATGTGCTGCTGGCCGAGGACGACGACCGTGATGGGGTGGTGATCTCGAAATGA